One Coffea arabica cultivar ET-39 chromosome 5c, Coffea Arabica ET-39 HiFi, whole genome shotgun sequence DNA window includes the following coding sequences:
- the LOC113689704 gene encoding uncharacterized protein isoform X3, whose protein sequence is MQGIPSLVDLCVQIAVLNVRYLGNVGETEFHLLERILPHCTMDQLIHVENCTEGRDLSPVTNKLWKKFFERQFGAESAELVVARMKKRRVEFKWRELYKAKSQELEEKEKKISERLKQRYANEAAEKQKRRVQICTKVPPSSFKRSFFGAAGPYNSTSNGKSSIMKKAKLEFLNSREVKNLAAVKNKAVQTSYRKPSGFSSVASSSTCKPKPVQRRF, encoded by the exons ATGCAGGGAATACCTTCCTTGGTTGATCTATGTGTTCAGATTGCAGTTCTCAATGTTCGATATCTTGGAAATGTTGGAGAAACAGAGTTCCATCTACTGGAACGTATTTTACCGCATTGCACCATGGATCAGTTGATACACGTTGAGAATTGTACAGAG GGAAGAGATCTTAGCCCAGTAACTAATaaactttggaagaaattcttTGAGCGGCAATTTGGTGCTGAGAGTGCTGAGCTTGTGGTGGCAAGGATGAAAAAAAGGAGGGTTGAATTTAAATGGAGAGAATTGTATAAG GCGAAGTCACAGGAATTagaagagaaggaaaagaaaatatcaGAGCGATTGAAGCAGCGGTATGCAAATGAAGCAGCTG AGAAACAAAAGAGGCGAGTTCAGATATGCACGAAGGTCCCACCTTCAAGCTTTAAAAGAAGTTTCTTTGGAG CAGCAGGACCTTACAACAGTACGTCCAACGGCAAAAGCAGCATAATGAAGAAGGCAAAATTGGAATTTTTAAACAG TCGTGAGGTCAAAAATTTAGCAGCTGTGAAGAACAAAGCAGTGCAGACGAGTTACAG GAAGCCCAGTGGTTTTTCAAGTGTTGCTTCTTCTTCAACATGCAAACCAAAGCCCGTGCAGAGGAGATTTTAG
- the LOC113690611 gene encoding citrate synthase, glyoxysomal, producing MENLDSSVVARSRLAVLSAHLSASASASHDHSDAVPSSILERSCVSAQSVPPPPNVKGALTIIDERTGKKYQVQVSEEGTIKATDLKKITAGPIDKGLKLYDPGYLNTAPVRSSICYIDGDAGILRYRGFPIEELAEGSSFVEVAYLLMYGNLPSESQLADWEFAISQHSAVPQGILDIIQAMPHDAHPMGVLVSAMSALSVFHPDANPALRGQDLYKSKQVRDKQIVRILGKAPTIAAAAYLRMAGRPPVLPSNNLSYSENFLYMLDSLGNRLYKPNPRLARVLDILFILHAEHEMNCSTAAARHLASSGVDVYTALAGAVGALYGPLHGGANEAVLKMLSEIGTVDKIPEFIEGVKNRRRKMSGFGHRVYKNYDPRAKVIKKLAEEVFSIVGRDPLIEVAIALEKAALSDEYFVKRKLYPNVDFYSGLIYRAMGFPTEFFPVLFAIPRMAGYLSHWRESLDDPDTKIMRPAQVYTGVWLRHYMPLKERMIAKEVDRLGQVSVSNATRRRLAGSGA from the exons atggaGAATTTGGATTCTTCGGTAGTGGCTCGTAGCCGTTTAGCGGTGCTCTCGGCTCACCTCTCAGCTTCAGCTTCAGCTTCGCATGACCATTCCGACGCCGTTCCGTCCTCAATTCTAGAACGTTCCTGCGTCTCCGCTCAATCCGTCCCGCCTCCGCCCAACGTTAAGGGTGCGTTGACGATCATCGATGAACGGACCGGTAAAAAGTACCAGGTCCAGGTCTCTGAAGAAGGCACTATTAAAGCCACCGATCTCAAAAag ATAACTGCAGGACCAATTGACAAGGGGCTCAAACTTTATGATCCAGGCTACCTGAACACAGCTCCTGTTCGCTCATCAATTTGCTACATTGATGGAGATGCAGGGATTCTTAGATACAGAGGCTTCCCAATTGAGGAGCTGGCTGAAGGAAGTTCCTTTGTCGAGGTGGCTTACCTCTTGA TGTATGGCAATCTACCATCTGAAAGTCAGTTGGCAGATTGGGAGTTTGCTATTTCACAACATTCAGCTGTCCCACAGGGTATTTTG gaTATCATACAGGCAATGCCTCATGATGCTCATCCAATGGGTGTGCTCGTCAGTGCCATGAGTGCTCTCTCTGTCTTTCATCCTGATGCCAATCCTGCTCTTAGA GGCCAAGACTTATACAAGTCCAAGCAAGTTAGAGATAAACAAATAGTCCGCATACTTGGGAAG GCACCTACAATTGCAGCAGCAGCCTATTTAAGAATGGCGGGAAGGCCACCTGTTCTTCCATCAAACAATCTTTCTTACTCGGAGAACTTCCTATACATGCTTGATTCATT AGGTAATAGGTTGTATAAGCCCAATCCTCGTCTTGCTCGTGTTCTCGATATCCTTTTTATATTACATGCAGAACATGAAATGAATTGTTCCACAGCAGCTGCTCGACATCTGGCTTCAAG TGGTGTTGATGTATACACTGCTCTTGCCGGAGCAGTGGGAGCACTGTATGGTCCTCTTCATGGTGGAGCCAATGAG GCTGTGCTTAAGATGCTGAGTGAGATTGGAACAGTTGACAAAATCCCTGAATTCATCGAGGGTGTGAAGAACAG GAGGCGCAAGATGTCTGGTTTTGGACACCGCGTATACAAGAATTATGATCCCAGGGCTAAGGTGATAAAGAAGCTGGCAGAAGAAGTGTTTTCAATTGTTGGCCGGGATCCTCTCATTGAG GTTGCAATTGCTTTGGAGAAAGCTGCTCTTTCAGATGAGTATTTTGTTAAGCGAAAGTTGTATCCTAATGTTGACTTTTACTCTGGGCTAATATATAG GGCAATGGGTTTCCCCACGGAATTCTTTCCTGTTTTATTTGCCATTCCTAGAATGGCTGGGTATTTATCTCATTGGCGCGAGTCTCTAGATGATCCTGACACAAAAATAATGAGACCTGCACAG GTCTATACTGGTGTCTGGTTGCGGCACTACATGCCACTGAAAGAGCGGATGATTGCAAAGGAGGTGGATAGACTTGGCCAAGTTTctgtttccaacgccaccagaAGGCGTTTGGCTGGTTCTGGAGCCTAA
- the LOC113689704 gene encoding uncharacterized protein isoform X2 has product MQGIPSLVDLCVQIAVLNVRYLGNVGETEFHLLERILPHCTMDQLIHVENCTEGRDLSPVTNKLWKKFFERQFGAESAELVVARMKKRRVEFKWRELYKAKSQELEEKEKKISERLKQRYANEAAEKQKRRVQICTKVPPSSFKRSFFGAGPYNSTSNGKSSIMKKAKLEFLNSREVKNLAAVKNKAVQTSYSVSSSRKPSGFSSVASSSTCKPKPVQRRF; this is encoded by the exons ATGCAGGGAATACCTTCCTTGGTTGATCTATGTGTTCAGATTGCAGTTCTCAATGTTCGATATCTTGGAAATGTTGGAGAAACAGAGTTCCATCTACTGGAACGTATTTTACCGCATTGCACCATGGATCAGTTGATACACGTTGAGAATTGTACAGAG GGAAGAGATCTTAGCCCAGTAACTAATaaactttggaagaaattcttTGAGCGGCAATTTGGTGCTGAGAGTGCTGAGCTTGTGGTGGCAAGGATGAAAAAAAGGAGGGTTGAATTTAAATGGAGAGAATTGTATAAG GCGAAGTCACAGGAATTagaagagaaggaaaagaaaatatcaGAGCGATTGAAGCAGCGGTATGCAAATGAAGCAGCTG AGAAACAAAAGAGGCGAGTTCAGATATGCACGAAGGTCCCACCTTCAAGCTTTAAAAGAAGTTTCTTTGGAG CAGGACCTTACAACAGTACGTCCAACGGCAAAAGCAGCATAATGAAGAAGGCAAAATTGGAATTTTTAAACAG TCGTGAGGTCAAAAATTTAGCAGCTGTGAAGAACAAAGCAGTGCAGACGAGTTACAG TGTTTCTTCTTCTAGGAAGCCCAGTGGTTTTTCAAGTGTTGCTTCTTCTTCAACATGCAAACCAAAGCCCGTGCAGAGGAGATTTTAG
- the LOC140007785 gene encoding uncharacterized protein: MFCSLIFLSLRFLLLLLFTFTSFSSASPSVNFPASDSRMDPLELETLFKIMETVSSDQSWRTAHPNPCKPGSSWIGIECKSSGNDNLIHVSRLDFGVPPNPSCKSTATFPSQIFQLPHLESVFFISCFTHARTTISFPIKVSSSSLQQLSIRSNPALVGLIPFQLSSLKSLQILTLSQNLLSGTIPAQIFSLSSLLHLDLSYNMLTGRISFQVGNLKKLVGLDLSYNKLTGTIPSTIGQLGMLQKLDLSSNKLTGRIPETIGNLHSLVFIALSSNELKGLLPKGVSMLQNLQCFLMDDNPMFISLPSEFGELQKLQELRLANSGYSGKIPPTYSKLSNLSTLSLQNNRLTGEIPASFGSLSHIYHLNLSRNFLDGVVPFNSSFLNRLGKNLDISGNPGLCLSPSEANGFNLGVNVCGSNKSGSSILPWEKSEAHQQGIPRPLFFLLVLLSTVISVALSNI, from the coding sequence ATGTTCTGTTCATTGATCTTTCTCTCTCTCAGATTTCTTCTGCTTCTTCTATTCACATTTACTTCTTTCTCCTCAGCCTCCCCAAGCGTGAATTTCCCAGCTAGTGATAGTCGCATGGATCCACTTGAACTTGAAACATTGTTCAAGATCATGGAGACAGTATCTTCTGATCAAAGCTGGAGGACTGCACATCCAAACCCTTGCAAACCAGGCTCATCTTGGATTGGAATTGAGTGCAAGAGCTCAGGAAATGACAATCTCATTCATGTTTCTAGGCTTGACTTTGGCGTCCCACCAAACCCTTCATGCAAAAGCACAGCCACATTTCCTTCACAAATCTTCCAACTTCCACACCTTGAGTCTGTGTTTTTTATTTCATGCTTCACACACGCCAGAACAACCATTTCATTTCCTATTAAAGTCTCGAGTTCTTCGCTGCAACAGCTGAGCATTCGATCAAATCCTGCACTTGTCGGCCTCATCCCATTTCAACTTTCCTCCTTAAAATCACTCCAGATCCTCACGCTGTCGCAAAACCTTTTATCCGGAACAATTCCAGCTCAAATTTTTAGCCTGAGTTCCCTTTTGCACCTTGATCTAAGCTACAATATGCTCACTGGAAGAATTTCATTCCAAGTGGGAAATCTAAAAAAGCTTGTTGGCCTTGATTTGAGCTATAACAAGCTCACAGGCACAATTCCCAGCACAATTGGCCAATTGGGTATGCTTCAGAAGCTTGACTTGAGTTCCAATAAACTCACGGGAAGGATTCCAGAAACCATAGGGAATCTACATTCTTTGGTCTTCATTGCCTTGAGCAGCAATGAATTAAAAGGGCTTTTGCCCAAAGGAGTCTCAATGCTGCAAAACTTACAATGCTTCCTTATGGATGATAATCCAATGTTCATATCACTGCCATCAGAGTTCGGTGAGCTGCAGAAACTTCAAGAGCTCAGGCTGGCTAATTCAGGATATTCTGGCAAAATCCCACCAACATATTCAAAGCTAAGTAACTTGAGCACATTATCCTTACAAAACAACCGATTAACAGGCGAAATTCCGGCAAGTTTTGGCAGCTTATCACACATTTATCACTTGAACTTGAGCAGAAATTTCTTGGATGGCGTTGTTCCTTTCAATTCAAGTTTCCTAAACAGGTTAGGAAAGAATTTGGACATTAGTGGGAATCCAGGGCTCTGTTTAAGTCCGTCTGAAGCAAATGGCTTCAACCTTGGAGTTAATGTTTGTGGCAGCAACAAATCAGGCTCTTCGATCTTACCATGGGAAAAGTCTGAAGCTCATCAACAAGGGATCCCAAGACCATTATTCTTTTTATTAGTACTACTTAGTACTGTGATTTCTGTAGCACTATCGAACATTTAA
- the LOC113689704 gene encoding uncharacterized protein isoform X1 — protein sequence MQGIPSLVDLCVQIAVLNVRYLGNVGETEFHLLERILPHCTMDQLIHVENCTEGRDLSPVTNKLWKKFFERQFGAESAELVVARMKKRRVEFKWRELYKAKSQELEEKEKKISERLKQRYANEAAEKQKRRVQICTKVPPSSFKRSFFGAAGPYNSTSNGKSSIMKKAKLEFLNSREVKNLAAVKNKAVQTSYSVSSSRKPSGFSSVASSSTCKPKPVQRRF from the exons ATGCAGGGAATACCTTCCTTGGTTGATCTATGTGTTCAGATTGCAGTTCTCAATGTTCGATATCTTGGAAATGTTGGAGAAACAGAGTTCCATCTACTGGAACGTATTTTACCGCATTGCACCATGGATCAGTTGATACACGTTGAGAATTGTACAGAG GGAAGAGATCTTAGCCCAGTAACTAATaaactttggaagaaattcttTGAGCGGCAATTTGGTGCTGAGAGTGCTGAGCTTGTGGTGGCAAGGATGAAAAAAAGGAGGGTTGAATTTAAATGGAGAGAATTGTATAAG GCGAAGTCACAGGAATTagaagagaaggaaaagaaaatatcaGAGCGATTGAAGCAGCGGTATGCAAATGAAGCAGCTG AGAAACAAAAGAGGCGAGTTCAGATATGCACGAAGGTCCCACCTTCAAGCTTTAAAAGAAGTTTCTTTGGAG CAGCAGGACCTTACAACAGTACGTCCAACGGCAAAAGCAGCATAATGAAGAAGGCAAAATTGGAATTTTTAAACAG TCGTGAGGTCAAAAATTTAGCAGCTGTGAAGAACAAAGCAGTGCAGACGAGTTACAG TGTTTCTTCTTCTAGGAAGCCCAGTGGTTTTTCAAGTGTTGCTTCTTCTTCAACATGCAAACCAAAGCCCGTGCAGAGGAGATTTTAG
- the LOC113690921 gene encoding V-type proton ATPase subunit D-like — protein MSGQSQRLNVVPTVTMLGVVKARLVGATRGHALLKKKSDALTVQFRQILKKIVSAKESMGEILKSSYFSLTEAKYVAGDNIKHVVLENVQNASLKVRSHQENIAGVKLPKFEYFTDGETKNDLTGLARGGQQVQACRTAYVKAIEVLVELASLQTSFLTLDEAIKTTNRRVNALENVVKPRLENTISYIKGELDELEREDFFRLKKIQGYKKKEIDRQVAAAKAFAEEKVAADIALKKGFPLNSAHDLLTQASKKDEDIIF, from the coding sequence ATGTCTGGGCAATCACAGCGCTTGAATGTTGTTCCTACTGTTACAATGCTTGGAGTTGTGAAAGCTCGCCTTGTGGGTGCAACGAGAGGTCATGCTTTGCTCAAGAAGAAAAGTGATGCTTTGACTGTGCAATTTCGACAGATTCTCAAGAAGATTGTGTCTGCCAAGGAGTCAAtgggtgaaattttgaaaagttcctATTTTTCTCTGACAGAAGCTAAATATGTGGCTGGTGACAACATCAAACATGTTGTCCTTGAAAATGTTCAGAATGCATCACTTAAAGTGCGATCGCACCAAGAAAATATTGCCGGTGTGAAGCTCCCTAAATTTGAATATTTCActgatggagagacaaaaaatgACCTGACTGGGTTAGCAAGAGGTGGACAACAGGTGCAGGCTTGCCGAACTGCTTATGTTAAAGCAATTGAGGTGCTTGTTGAGCTTGCATCTCTTCAGACTTCATTTTTGACTCTGGATGAGGCAATCAAAACGACAAATCGCAGAGTCAATGCACTTGAGAATGTTGTGAAGCCTCGGTTGGAGAACACAATAAGTTACATTAAGGGAGAACTGGATGAATTGGAAAGAGAGGATTTCTTCAGGCTGAAGAAGATACAAGGTTACAAGAAAAAAGAGATTGACAGACAAGTTGCTGCTGCGAAGGCCTTTGCTGAGGAAAAAGTTGCTGCAGACATTGCTTTGAAGAAAGGTTTTCCACTTAATTCAGCCCACGACTTGTTAACCCAAGCTTCAAAGAAAGACGAGGATATCATTTTCTGA
- the LOC113690062 gene encoding ubiquinone biosynthesis O-methyltransferase, mitochondrial-like isoform X2, with product MSPFRDPYSAKPFEGLKFVDVGCGGGILSEPLARMGATVTGIDAVEKNINIAQLHADLDPGTSSIEYLCTTAEKLVEEQRKFDAVLALEVIEHVAEPAEFCKSLSALTVSGGANVISTINRSMRAYATAIVVAEYLLHWLPKGTHEWSSFLTPEELVLILQRASISVQEMAGFVYNPLTGKWSLSDDISVNFIAYGTKNTE from the exons ATGTCGCCATTTCgg GACCCATATAGTGCTAAGCCTTTTGAAGGACTGAAATTTGTGGATGTTGGTTGTGGAGGGGGTATTCTGTCTGAG CCTTTGGCTCGAATGGGTGCTACTGTGACTGGAATTGATGCTGTGGAGAAGAATATCAATATTGCTCAACTTCATGCA GATTTGGATCCAGGGACTTCATCGATTGAGTATCTTTGCACAACAGCTG AAAAGTTGGTGGAAGAGCAGAGGAAATTTGATGCTGTATTGGCTTTAGAG GTTATCGAGCATGTAGCAGAACCTGCTGAATTCTGCAAGTCATTGTCAGCACTGACTGTTTCTGGCGGAGCTAATGTGATTTCAACAATAAATCGTTCCATGAGAGCATATGCAACTGCCATTGTTGTTGCCGAGTATCTCTTACATTGG CTACCCAAGGGCACACATGAGTGGTCAAGCTTCCTTACCCCTGAAGAACTTGTTCTAATTCTTCAACGGGCCTCCATCTCT GTTCAAGAGATGGCAGGGTTTGTGTATAACCCTTTGACAGGAAAATGGTCTCTATCTGATGATATCAGTGTAAATTTCATCGCTTACGGCACAAAAAACACTGAATGA
- the LOC113690062 gene encoding ubiquinone biosynthesis O-methyltransferase, mitochondrial-like isoform X1, translating to MASKLLLSQLRNITRPTHHRLINPNFIFPLKNQTLIHSRPYSDAPQPPPVGSKPPPTNADSAPTHKKISSSLNQAELAKFSAIAETWWDAEGPFKPLHVMNPTRLAFIRSTLCRHFGKDPYSAKPFEGLKFVDVGCGGGILSEPLARMGATVTGIDAVEKNINIAQLHADLDPGTSSIEYLCTTAEKLVEEQRKFDAVLALEVIEHVAEPAEFCKSLSALTVSGGANVISTINRSMRAYATAIVVAEYLLHWLPKGTHEWSSFLTPEELVLILQRASISVQEMAGFVYNPLTGKWSLSDDISVNFIAYGTKNTE from the exons ATGGCTTCAAAACTTCTACTGAGTCAACTCAGAAACATCACCAGACCAACTCACCACCGACTcataaaccctaatttcatctTTCCACTGAAAAATCAAACGCTCATCCACTCCAGGCCATATTCAGATGCTCCGCAACCACCTCCAGTCGGTTCCAAGCCTCCACCGACTAACGCCGATAGTGCTCCTACACACAAGAAAATTTCGAGCTCCTTAAATCAAGCTGAACTTGCTAAATTCTCCGCCATTGCAGAAACCTG GTGGGATGCTGAAGGGCCGTTTAAGCCATTGCATGTGATGAACCCTACAAGACTTGCCTTTATAAGGTCCACATTATGTCGCCATTTCgg GAAGGACCCATATAGTGCTAAGCCTTTTGAAGGACTGAAATTTGTGGATGTTGGTTGTGGAGGGGGTATTCTGTCTGAG CCTTTGGCTCGAATGGGTGCTACTGTGACTGGAATTGATGCTGTGGAGAAGAATATCAATATTGCTCAACTTCATGCA GATTTGGATCCAGGGACTTCATCGATTGAGTATCTTTGCACAACAGCTG AAAAGTTGGTGGAAGAGCAGAGGAAATTTGATGCTGTATTGGCTTTAGAG GTTATCGAGCATGTAGCAGAACCTGCTGAATTCTGCAAGTCATTGTCAGCACTGACTGTTTCTGGCGGAGCTAATGTGATTTCAACAATAAATCGTTCCATGAGAGCATATGCAACTGCCATTGTTGTTGCCGAGTATCTCTTACATTGG CTACCCAAGGGCACACATGAGTGGTCAAGCTTCCTTACCCCTGAAGAACTTGTTCTAATTCTTCAACGGGCCTCCATCTCT GTTCAAGAGATGGCAGGGTTTGTGTATAACCCTTTGACAGGAAAATGGTCTCTATCTGATGATATCAGTGTAAATTTCATCGCTTACGGCACAAAAAACACTGAATGA